In Carettochelys insculpta isolate YL-2023 chromosome 11, ASM3395843v1, whole genome shotgun sequence, a genomic segment contains:
- the ABHD14B gene encoding putative protein-lysine deacylase ABHD14B produces MAAPQITEGTISVDGQSLFYRRAEPAQQLPRLSVLLLHGIRFSSETWLNLQTLTTLAGAGYRAVAIDLPGFGRSQEATAPAPVGQPAPGGFLKAVLQALQLEQAVVVSPSLSGMYSLPFLFQHSPLVQAYVPVAPICTEKFPAAQYASVKTPTLIVYGDQDAQLGEVSLNNLKNLPNHKVLMLKGAGHACYLDKPEEWHQGLLEFLKSLE; encoded by the exons ATGGCTGCCCCACAGATTACCGAGGGCACCATCTCGGTGGATGGGCAGAGCCTGTTCTACCGGcgggcagagccagcccagcagctcccccggCTGTCtgtcctgctgctccatggcattCGCTTTTCCTCCGAGACCTGGCTCAACCTGCAGACGCTGACCACGCTGGCGGGTGCTGGCTACCGCGCGGTGGCCATCGACCTGCCCG GGTTCGGCCGTTCCCAGGAGGCGACCGCTCCGGCCCCCGTTGGGCAGCCAGCCCCGGGGGGGTTCCTGAAGGCCGTCcttcaggccctgcagctggagcaggcgGTGGTCGTCAGCCCCTCCCTCAGCGGGATGTACTCCCTCCCGTTCCTCttccagcacagccccctggTCCAGGCCTACGTGCCCGTGGCGCCCATCTGCACCGAGAAGTTCCCTGCCGCTCAGTACGCCAGCGTCAAG ACCCCCACGCTGATTGTGTACGGGGACCAAGatgcccagctgggggaggtgagcctgAACAACCTCAAGAACCTGCCCAATCACAAGGTGCTGATGCTGAAAGGAGCGGGGCACGCCTGTTACCTGGACAAACCGGAGGAGTGGCAccagggcctgctggagttcCTCAAAAGCCTGGAGTGA